In Pungitius pungitius chromosome 2, fPunPun2.1, whole genome shotgun sequence, a single window of DNA contains:
- the LOC119210394 gene encoding protein FAM180A, whose product MTQWWALLVIAHLSVYLAAGQQRHSKALYPYRMRRGAFSLINPTFQSSEEDVNLLFEILLAGVQIQDGERALLIADEELASLRSVEKLEVICEDVLPKSLPEVRRLAAELGRRRRPLSWQDFERTVLTLVYAAQTLARVDGQQQRREAWTDAVTQLFRTLQRDLGPS is encoded by the exons ATGACACAGTGGTGGGCTCTCCTCGTCATTGCTCACCTGTCCGTGTACCTGGCAGCCGGTCAGCAGCGCCACAGCAAAG CGCTGTATCCGTATAGGATGAGGCGCGGGGCGTTTTCGCTGATCAACCCCACGTTCCAGTCATCCGAGGAGGACGTCAACCTGCTTTTCGAG ATCCTGCTCGCCGGGGTGCAGATCCAAGACGGGGAACGCGCCCTGCTGATCGCCGACGAGGAGCTGGCCTCCCTGAGGAGCGTGGAGAAGCTGGAGGTCATCTGCGAGGACGTCCTGCCCAAGAGCCTCCCGGAGGTCCGGCGCCTGGCGGCGGAGCTCGGCCGGCGCCGGCGACCCCTGAGCTGGCAGGACTTCGAGAGGACGGTGCTGACCCTGGTCTACGCCGCTCAGACCCTGGCTCGGGTCgacgggcagcagcagcggagggAGGCGTGGACGGACGCCGTTACGCAGCTGTTCAGGACCCTTCAGAGGGACCTCGGACCCTCTTGA